From the genome of Paucidesulfovibrio longus DSM 6739, one region includes:
- a CDS encoding TonB-dependent receptor, with product MDASSRVTRVSAWLAALLLLLFSLAPLALAQEGAAPDPAASAADADASSSGDTDAAKSNAGNQDEAVLPVVDVVARPVIEGNVVDRFGATTTVVTQEQIEDLNAVDMPEALRRVPGVTITRHNHVGSFGGGEGGAVFIRGMGSSRPGAEIKTYLDGVPMYMGPWNHPLMDLLPVDAAESVEVIKGPQPQRYGNNVSAINIVPKRQHADEEDSTTVKMAAGSYGTVSQSVEHGGSMEGFDYYVGEGSIRSDGHRQDSWGSKLGYYANLGFELNPNWDLRVLALGTMNRSADPGADTAKGESDGTYGTNAQLLSMTISHQHDALDGEFKFFVNTGEGNWKDQTQTANADDCYNDFTFYGARLKETWHPWQGTDLSLGLDQDWWQSVVHNTYDDGTEDYIRPDDFSLTMPYAAASHLFGDRNGWYAIPSAGVRFYAHNKFDGETAPNLGLVLGYADTEAHVSTSRGVVYPGHDAIVLGWGNWEELKPETVEHLEAGLSQRFGRFAQADATYFHDKGRNRYVFGGAWPNFVWTNTEHYDISGWEFSLSVTPVEYFSVFAGLTTQEATPEDMPYVPETTISGGFSWRFLEQFTLNMDCQYVDEMYVLKQTRRTGNTNTEKVDSHFVTNARIGWDFQSEIIGGGELYLAVENLFDERYAYKPDYTMPGINGTVGVKLTF from the coding sequence ATGGACGCCTCTTCCCGCGTGACACGCGTATCGGCCTGGCTGGCAGCCCTGCTGCTGCTCCTGTTTTCCCTCGCGCCCCTGGCCCTGGCCCAGGAGGGAGCCGCCCCGGACCCGGCCGCAAGCGCCGCGGACGCGGACGCTTCCAGTTCCGGGGATACGGACGCCGCGAAATCGAACGCCGGGAATCAGGACGAGGCCGTGCTTCCCGTGGTCGACGTGGTGGCCCGGCCCGTGATCGAGGGCAACGTGGTGGACCGCTTCGGCGCGACCACCACCGTGGTGACGCAGGAGCAGATCGAGGATCTCAACGCCGTGGACATGCCCGAGGCCCTGCGCCGGGTTCCGGGCGTGACCATCACCCGCCACAACCATGTGGGCTCCTTCGGCGGCGGCGAGGGCGGCGCGGTATTCATCCGGGGCATGGGCTCCAGCCGACCGGGCGCGGAGATCAAAACCTATCTGGACGGCGTGCCCATGTACATGGGCCCCTGGAACCACCCGCTCATGGACCTGCTGCCCGTGGACGCGGCCGAGAGCGTGGAAGTCATCAAGGGACCGCAGCCCCAGCGCTACGGCAACAACGTCTCGGCGATCAACATCGTGCCCAAGCGGCAGCATGCGGACGAGGAGGACTCCACCACCGTGAAGATGGCCGCCGGAAGCTACGGCACGGTGAGCCAGTCCGTGGAGCACGGCGGCAGCATGGAGGGCTTCGACTACTACGTGGGCGAGGGCTCCATCCGCTCCGACGGCCACCGCCAGGACTCCTGGGGCAGCAAGCTCGGCTACTACGCCAACCTCGGCTTCGAGCTGAACCCGAACTGGGATCTGCGCGTCCTGGCCCTGGGGACCATGAACCGCTCGGCCGACCCCGGCGCGGACACGGCCAAGGGCGAATCGGACGGCACCTACGGCACCAACGCGCAGTTGCTTTCCATGACCATTTCCCACCAGCACGACGCGCTGGACGGCGAGTTCAAGTTCTTCGTGAACACGGGCGAGGGAAACTGGAAGGACCAGACCCAGACCGCCAACGCGGACGACTGCTATAACGATTTCACCTTCTACGGCGCACGCCTCAAGGAGACCTGGCACCCCTGGCAGGGTACGGACCTGAGCCTGGGCCTGGACCAGGACTGGTGGCAGAGCGTGGTGCACAATACCTACGACGACGGCACCGAGGACTACATCCGGCCTGACGACTTCTCCCTGACCATGCCCTACGCCGCCGCCAGCCATCTCTTCGGCGACCGCAATGGCTGGTACGCGATTCCGTCGGCGGGCGTGCGCTTCTACGCGCACAACAAGTTCGACGGCGAGACCGCACCCAACCTCGGCCTGGTTCTCGGCTACGCCGATACCGAGGCCCATGTCTCGACCTCGCGCGGCGTTGTGTATCCCGGCCACGACGCCATCGTGCTCGGCTGGGGAAACTGGGAGGAACTGAAGCCCGAGACCGTGGAGCACTTGGAGGCAGGCCTCTCGCAGCGCTTCGGCCGCTTCGCCCAGGCGGACGCGACCTACTTCCACGACAAGGGCCGCAACCGCTACGTCTTCGGCGGAGCCTGGCCCAACTTCGTCTGGACCAACACCGAACATTACGACATCAGCGGCTGGGAATTCTCCCTGTCCGTCACGCCCGTGGAGTACTTCTCGGTCTTCGCCGGTCTGACGACCCAGGAGGCCACCCCCGAGGACATGCCCTACGTGCCGGAAACCACGATCAGCGGCGGCTTCTCCTGGCGCTTCCTGGAGCAGTTCACCCTGAACATGGACTGCCAGTACGTGGACGAAATGTACGTGCTCAAGCAGACTCGCCGCACGGGAAACACCAACACGGAGAAGGTGGATTCGCACTTCGTGACCAACGCCCGCATCGGCTGGGACTTCCAGTCCGAAATCATCGGCGGGGGCGAGCTCTACCTGGCCGTGGAGAACCTCTTTGACGAGCGCTACGCCTACAAGCCGGACTACACCATGCCCGGCATCAACGGCACCGTCGGCGTGAAGCTGACGTTCTGA
- a CDS encoding class I SAM-dependent methyltransferase: MHEYAAFPHESAREEADPLRSAPAAPPAGLYALLQTASLGYKSFLALRAALDVGLFAHLEEPQDADALAERLGLDRRILSPLCGLLAQWGLLAEEDGRLRTSDEARIWLDPDSPLRQQPVTENMGETFRLWERLDSALIQGPFDPQRAGIFGGAFLPALAAEALTGEVQRTADLVAAAPGFEDLRDLIDLGGGHGLYSLALCARSRELRAEILDLEGVRDMAEANIARFGDGRVRFTAGDIRSASLGRERDAALLFYNPGGKRADLLERIRACLRPGGLFVSKHVFYARNEGSKSPLADLEWNLTAFPGVHKQANVYRFDGDLCTEEYLALLERHFEILADHGPEAFAAPDLGKFGDRLDSRLIVARRR; this comes from the coding sequence ATGCACGAATACGCCGCATTCCCCCACGAAAGCGCCCGCGAAGAGGCCGATCCGCTGCGCTCGGCTCCGGCTGCGCCGCCCGCCGGGCTCTACGCCCTGCTGCAAACGGCGTCGCTGGGATACAAGTCCTTCCTGGCGCTGCGGGCCGCCCTGGACGTGGGGCTCTTCGCCCATCTGGAGGAGCCGCAGGACGCGGACGCCCTTGCCGAACGCCTGGGCCTGGACCGCCGGATCCTGTCGCCGCTCTGCGGGCTGCTCGCCCAGTGGGGGCTGCTGGCAGAGGAGGACGGCAGGCTGCGCACCTCGGACGAAGCCCGGATATGGCTTGATCCGGACAGCCCCCTGCGGCAGCAGCCCGTGACCGAGAACATGGGCGAAACCTTCCGCCTCTGGGAGCGGCTCGACAGCGCGCTGATTCAGGGCCCGTTCGACCCGCAGCGGGCGGGCATCTTCGGCGGGGCCTTCCTCCCGGCCCTGGCCGCCGAGGCCCTCACAGGCGAGGTGCAGCGCACCGCCGACCTGGTGGCGGCCGCTCCGGGCTTCGAAGACCTGCGCGACCTGATCGACCTGGGCGGGGGGCACGGACTTTACTCCCTGGCGCTCTGCGCGCGCAGCCGAGAATTGCGGGCCGAGATCCTCGACCTGGAGGGCGTTCGCGACATGGCCGAGGCCAACATCGCCCGCTTCGGGGATGGTCGCGTGCGCTTCACCGCCGGGGACATCCGCAGCGCGTCCCTGGGCCGGGAACGGGACGCGGCGCTGCTCTTCTACAATCCCGGCGGCAAGCGGGCCGACCTGCTGGAACGCATCCGCGCCTGCCTGCGGCCCGGCGGACTGTTCGTGTCCAAGCACGTCTTCTACGCCCGGAACGAAGGCTCCAAGAGCCCGCTGGCGGACCTGGAGTGGAACCTGACCGCGTTTCCTGGGGTGCACAAGCAGGCCAACGTCTATCGATTCGACGGCGATCTCTGCACCGAGGAATACCTGGCCCTGCTGGAACGGCATTTCGAGATTCTCGCGGA